One bacterium DNA segment encodes these proteins:
- a CDS encoding M23 family metallopeptidase has product MERCGRAHHPLPSGGTLIVHRQRPAWMPAISSLSLLLLAGTACRPAGDEQAFRATQWNAAAIAAATPHFADRFGAYGRHETLRFKRGDTLETLLRRAGVPPQERFALIDAVAENFDMSDFRAGAEVVLRWDLAGRLLGLAYPLDYLDDLYAWRRGDGFAAETVRATLDWQPRLLTAVLESSFYETFQAQGEDGNLAVRVADLFGGEVDFFLDLQPGDRMEVLVECAQRPDRETSRNRILAAWMEVNGKRHAAYLDPATAAGERRYYHADGSSLERQFLKAPLSFSRISSGFSYNRRHPVLGVNRPHLGVDYAAPVGTPVQATAEGSVARRGHDRGMGRFVVLRHPGRIETTYMHLSSFAGGTAVGARVKKGQVIGAVGSSGLSTGPHLDYRMKVNGKFVDPRKFRAVAAEPLPASRRPAFTAAVARYDSLLNTLATPTLLPALASAAPTR; this is encoded by the coding sequence ATGGAACGATGCGGGAGAGCCCACCACCCTCTTCCTTCTGGAGGAACACTGATCGTGCACCGCCAGCGGCCGGCCTGGATGCCGGCCATCTCGTCGCTTTCGCTGCTGCTGCTCGCCGGCACGGCCTGTCGCCCCGCGGGCGATGAGCAGGCCTTCCGCGCCACCCAGTGGAACGCGGCCGCCATCGCTGCGGCCACTCCTCACTTCGCCGACCGCTTCGGCGCCTATGGGCGCCACGAGACCCTGCGCTTCAAGCGCGGCGACACGCTCGAGACACTCCTGCGGCGGGCCGGTGTCCCGCCTCAAGAGCGCTTCGCGCTGATCGACGCGGTCGCGGAGAACTTCGACATGAGCGACTTCAGGGCCGGCGCCGAGGTGGTGCTGCGCTGGGATCTCGCCGGCCGCCTGCTCGGGCTCGCCTATCCGCTCGACTACCTCGACGACCTCTACGCCTGGCGCCGCGGGGACGGCTTCGCCGCCGAGACGGTGCGCGCCACGCTCGACTGGCAGCCGCGCCTCTTGACGGCCGTCCTGGAGTCCTCTTTCTACGAGACCTTCCAGGCCCAGGGTGAGGACGGCAATCTCGCCGTGCGCGTCGCCGACCTCTTCGGGGGCGAGGTCGACTTCTTCCTCGACCTGCAGCCCGGCGACCGCATGGAGGTGCTCGTCGAATGCGCGCAGCGGCCCGATCGCGAGACGAGCCGCAACCGCATCCTCGCCGCCTGGATGGAGGTGAACGGCAAGCGCCACGCCGCCTACCTCGATCCGGCGACGGCCGCCGGCGAGCGCCGCTACTACCACGCGGACGGCAGCTCGCTCGAGCGGCAGTTCCTCAAGGCGCCGCTCAGCTTCTCGCGCATCAGTTCGGGCTTCAGCTACAACCGGCGCCACCCGGTGCTCGGCGTCAACCGCCCGCACCTGGGCGTGGACTACGCGGCTCCCGTCGGCACGCCGGTCCAGGCGACGGCGGAGGGCAGCGTCGCGCGCCGCGGCCACGATCGCGGCATGGGCCGCTTCGTCGTGCTGCGCCACCCGGGCCGCATCGAGACCACCTACATGCACCTGTCGAGCTTCGCCGGGGGCACCGCGGTGGGCGCCCGGGTCAAGAAGGGGCAGGTGATCGGCGCCGTCGGCTCGAGCGGCCTCAGCACGGGGCCGCACCTGGACTACCGCATGAAGGTGAACGGGAAGTTCGTCGATCCGCGCAAGTTCCGGGCCGTGGCCGCCGAGCCCCTGCCGGCCTCCCGGCGGCCGGCCTTCACGGCCGCGGTGGCGCGCTACGACTCCCTCCTCAACACCCTCGCCACGCCGACCCTGCTGCCGGCGCTCGCCAGCGCCGCGCCGACCAGGTAG
- the lnt gene encoding apolipoprotein N-acyltransferase encodes MRLRLAAAGLLAALLYHFALPRYGLPWLGWVAVLPLCVAVEKWPAPPAQVARWLGLAFGLPFGLLSFRWLTGLSPAADMTAPWLLWPGLLLWVAYLTLYPYAFLRVYAALRARGPRALWLAPPLWTALEWLRGSGLLAFSWIHISQTQAAPGGYLAPAGWVGGLGLGFLMLLAQAGAAALIAGRERPARRQGALALAAAILLLALGAVPSQRARPERVPVAALQGNVALADKWEPHYRLENLRIYRELGQTAVTEGATLLVWPETAFPVSLFYDRHAERALRQTALELGAPCITGFQGLSPLASGGFAYRNAALLVGAGGAFEGAYSKVKLLPFGERIPLIELIMPGVEIDLGQANFTPGAGPRVLAGGPLRSAVFICYEMGFAGSVRRAAAAGAELLVNISNDGWFSDPLAMELHAALSPMRAAENGLPVLRCGNNGVTAIFDARGRCLGRLPLDTRAALVAAVQPPARASFYARTGGWTAPLAWFAYLVGAALASAGSRVGVARVLRRES; translated from the coding sequence ATGCGCCTGCGCCTCGCCGCGGCCGGCCTCCTGGCCGCCCTGCTCTACCACTTCGCGCTGCCGCGCTACGGCCTACCCTGGCTGGGCTGGGTCGCCGTGCTACCCCTGTGTGTAGCAGTTGAGAAGTGGCCGGCGCCGCCGGCCCAGGTTGCACGCTGGCTGGGCCTCGCCTTCGGACTCCCCTTCGGCCTGCTCAGCTTTCGCTGGCTGACGGGCTTGAGCCCGGCCGCCGACATGACGGCGCCCTGGCTACTCTGGCCCGGTCTCCTGCTCTGGGTCGCCTACCTCACGCTCTACCCCTACGCCTTCCTGCGCGTCTACGCGGCGCTGCGCGCGCGCGGGCCGCGGGCGCTCTGGCTCGCCCCGCCCCTCTGGACGGCCCTCGAATGGCTGCGCGGCAGCGGCTTGCTGGCCTTCAGCTGGATCCACATCTCGCAGACCCAGGCGGCGCCCGGCGGCTACCTGGCGCCAGCGGGCTGGGTGGGAGGACTCGGCCTCGGCTTCCTGATGCTGCTCGCGCAGGCCGGGGCGGCCGCCCTCATCGCCGGACGCGAGCGCCCCGCGCGGCGTCAGGGAGCGCTCGCCCTCGCGGCGGCCATCCTGCTGCTCGCGCTCGGCGCCGTTCCCAGCCAGCGTGCGCGGCCCGAGCGCGTCCCCGTCGCGGCCCTGCAGGGGAACGTGGCGCTCGCCGACAAGTGGGAGCCCCACTACCGGCTGGAGAACCTGCGCATCTACCGCGAACTGGGGCAGACGGCCGTCACCGAGGGCGCCACCCTGCTCGTCTGGCCGGAGACGGCGTTTCCGGTCAGCCTCTTCTACGACCGCCACGCGGAGCGCGCATTGCGCCAGACCGCGCTGGAACTCGGCGCGCCCTGCATCACGGGCTTCCAGGGTCTCTCGCCGCTGGCCAGCGGCGGCTTCGCCTACCGCAACGCGGCCCTGCTCGTCGGCGCCGGCGGCGCCTTCGAGGGCGCCTACAGCAAGGTCAAGCTGCTGCCCTTCGGCGAGCGCATCCCACTGATCGAGCTGATCATGCCCGGGGTGGAGATCGATCTCGGCCAGGCCAACTTCACCCCCGGCGCCGGCCCGCGCGTCCTGGCGGGCGGGCCGCTGCGCAGCGCGGTCTTCATCTGCTACGAGATGGGCTTCGCGGGCAGCGTGCGCCGCGCCGCCGCCGCCGGCGCCGAGCTGCTGGTGAACATCAGCAACGACGGCTGGTTCAGCGATCCGCTGGCCATGGAGCTGCACGCCGCGCTGTCGCCGATGCGGGCGGCCGAGAACGGCCTGCCCGTGCTGCGCTGCGGCAACAACGGCGTGACGGCGATCTTCGATGCGCGGGGCCGCTGCCTCGGGCGCTTACCCCTGGACACCCGGGCGGCCCTGGTGGCCGCCGTCCAGCCGCCGGCGCGCGCGAGCTTCTATGCGCGCACCGGCGGCTGGACGGCGCCGCTCGCCTGGTTCGCCTACCTGGTCGGCGCGGCGCTGGCGAGCGCCGGCAGCAGGGTCGGCGTGGCGAGGGTGTTGAGGAGGGAGTCGTAG
- a CDS encoding phosphoribosylformylglycinamidine cyclo-ligase: MRYRDSGVDIDRAAAALKRAGEALRSTWTPRVLSELGAFGGLFDAAGFKDPVLVSSIDGVGTKLKLAFATGRHDTVGACLVNHCVNDVLVQGARPLFFLDYFGTGALGPGVLEAVIGGMAAACRENGCALIGGETAELPGFYAAGEYDLAGCIVGLVERGRLVDGRAIRPGDLLVGLASTGLHTNGYSLARKVLLEEAQLALDAVPPGLTVTLADALLAVHRSYLRHVERAEAAGVAIKGMVHLTGGGFLDNIPRILPAGCRAVIDTRAWAVPPLFRLIAERGQVARAEMHRVFNLGVGYLLVIDPAERARLEAAGLPDLLGVIGEIAAGAGPVELAG; encoded by the coding sequence ATGCGCTACCGTGACAGCGGTGTGGACATCGATCGCGCGGCCGCCGCGCTGAAGCGCGCCGGCGAGGCCCTGCGCAGCACCTGGACCCCGCGCGTGCTCTCGGAGCTGGGCGCCTTCGGCGGCCTCTTCGACGCGGCGGGCTTCAAGGACCCCGTGCTGGTCAGCAGCATCGACGGCGTCGGCACCAAGCTGAAGCTGGCCTTTGCCACCGGCCGCCACGACACGGTGGGCGCCTGCCTCGTCAACCACTGCGTGAACGACGTCCTCGTTCAGGGCGCGCGGCCGCTCTTCTTCCTCGACTACTTCGGCACGGGCGCGCTCGGCCCGGGCGTGCTCGAGGCCGTGATCGGCGGCATGGCCGCCGCCTGCCGCGAGAACGGCTGCGCCCTGATCGGCGGCGAGACGGCCGAGCTGCCCGGCTTCTACGCCGCGGGCGAGTACGACCTCGCCGGCTGCATCGTCGGTCTCGTCGAGCGGGGGCGCCTGGTGGACGGGCGCGCAATCCGCCCGGGCGACCTCCTCGTTGGCCTCGCCTCCACCGGCCTGCACACGAACGGCTACAGCCTCGCGCGCAAGGTCCTGCTCGAGGAAGCGCAGCTCGCCCTGGACGCCGTGCCGCCCGGCCTCACCGTTACACTCGCGGACGCGCTGCTGGCCGTGCACCGCAGCTACCTGCGCCACGTCGAGCGCGCCGAGGCCGCCGGCGTCGCGATCAAGGGCATGGTCCACCTGACGGGCGGCGGCTTCCTCGACAACATCCCGCGCATCCTGCCCGCGGGCTGCCGCGCGGTGATCGACACCCGCGCCTGGGCGGTGCCGCCGCTCTTTCGCCTCATCGCCGAGCGCGGCCAGGTCGCGCGCGCCGAGATGCACCGCGTCTTCAACCTCGGCGTCGGCTACCTGCTGGTGATCGACCCCGCGGAGCGCGCGCGGCTCGAGGCCGCCGGCCTGCCGGACCTGCTCGGCGTCATCGGCGAGATCGCCGCGGGCGCCGGACCCGTCGAGCTCGCGGGCTAG
- a CDS encoding HD-GYP domain-containing protein: MATFLSGRSRVFSAYYFAVSLAGYLALFFWSQDLDPRRWLEYAIFVLLVVIADLVNVSLPHGGASISVSTPITFASIVIFGAYPAAWLEAVSAIIVEGLVNRRPLEKIFFNVPVLALSTGLAGLAFQALPFSQSLTSPLFLIPLVVCGIVHWLVNTSLVSTIIGLSDGRNPLRIWRSNYFWNLRHLIAFVPLTAIIILVYRFAAPWTLALFIIPLLLLRYAYRLYLDMKETHIATLTALTSALDAKDAYTHGHSYRVSRYALMLARALGLSSKRMELLEYAALLHDIGKIGVSGDIISKDGKLTDEEYRAMKAHPAIGAKIIERLKFLNEAAQIVKYHHERPDGKGYPEGLKGEAIPFEARILQVCDTLDAMTSTRSYRKARTIEETLEEFRKYRGTQFDPEVVDALVGLHSRGELVLIGDELPVEIYEALRDY, translated from the coding sequence TTGGCGACATTCCTGAGCGGCCGCAGCCGAGTCTTCAGCGCGTACTACTTCGCGGTCAGCCTCGCCGGCTACCTCGCCCTCTTCTTCTGGTCCCAGGACCTCGATCCCCGCCGCTGGCTCGAGTACGCGATCTTCGTCCTCCTCGTCGTCATCGCCGATCTCGTCAACGTCAGCCTGCCCCACGGCGGCGCCTCGATCAGCGTCTCGACGCCGATCACCTTCGCCTCGATCGTCATCTTCGGCGCCTACCCGGCGGCCTGGCTGGAGGCGGTGAGCGCGATCATCGTCGAGGGGCTCGTCAACCGGCGGCCGCTGGAGAAGATCTTCTTCAACGTGCCGGTGCTCGCGCTCTCGACAGGTCTGGCCGGCCTGGCCTTCCAGGCCCTGCCCTTCAGCCAGTCCCTGACCAGCCCGCTCTTCCTGATCCCGCTCGTCGTCTGCGGCATCGTGCACTGGCTGGTCAACACCTCGCTGGTGAGCACGATCATCGGCCTCTCGGACGGCCGCAATCCCCTGCGCATCTGGCGCAGCAACTACTTCTGGAATCTCCGCCATCTGATTGCCTTCGTGCCGCTGACGGCGATCATCATCCTCGTCTACCGCTTCGCGGCGCCCTGGACCCTGGCCCTCTTCATCATCCCGCTGCTGCTCCTTCGCTACGCCTACCGGCTCTACCTCGACATGAAGGAGACGCACATCGCCACGCTCACGGCGCTGACCAGCGCGCTGGACGCCAAGGACGCCTACACGCACGGCCACTCCTACCGCGTCAGCCGCTACGCGCTGATGCTGGCCCGCGCGCTTGGCCTCTCGAGCAAGCGCATGGAGCTGCTCGAGTACGCGGCGCTGCTGCACGACATCGGCAAGATCGGGGTCAGCGGCGACATCATCTCCAAGGACGGCAAGCTCACCGACGAGGAGTACCGGGCGATGAAGGCGCACCCGGCGATCGGCGCCAAGATCATCGAGCGGCTGAAGTTCCTCAACGAGGCGGCGCAGATCGTCAAGTACCACCACGAGCGGCCGGACGGGAAGGGCTACCCGGAGGGTCTCAAGGGCGAGGCGATCCCCTTCGAGGCGCGCATCCTGCAGGTCTGCGACACCCTCGACGCGATGACCAGCACGCGCTCCTACCGCAAGGCGCGCACGATCGAGGAGACTCTCGAGGAGTTCCGCAAGTACCGGGGCACGCAGTTCGATCCCGAGGTCGTGGACGCCCTCGTCGGCCTGCACAGCCGCGGCGAGCTGGTCCTGATCGGCGACGAGCTGCCGGTGGAGATCTACGAGGCGCTGCGCGACTACTAG